A window of Kribbella amoyensis contains these coding sequences:
- a CDS encoding glycosyltransferase family 4 protein: MRIGLLLAESRGGIGQHVASLVPRYVDAGHEVVVCAPRGTAAHFDFGAASVVEQAIGLRGCDVIHAHGYKAGMSALRDRSHLRPLVVTWHNAVLMSGPRGLLMRLGQRVVARGADLTLGASSDLVELARSLGARQARLAPVAAPAVPEVRTPSAETREALGIGDAPLVIAVGRLAPQKDYPTLLSVAAEVQRTNPDVVFAVAGYGPLQDSLQARIDTEGLPVRLLGQRGDVADLMGAADVFLLTSHWEARALVVQEAMQVGLPVVATAVGGIPELVGDSALLAFPGDVAGLADSVRRVLAEPTVASALRTEGLQLAAGWPDEDAVAKNLLDIYAGLVATGA, encoded by the coding sequence ATGAGGATCGGCCTGCTGCTCGCGGAGTCCCGTGGTGGGATCGGGCAGCACGTGGCGTCCCTGGTCCCGCGGTACGTGGACGCGGGGCACGAGGTGGTGGTCTGTGCTCCCCGGGGTACCGCGGCGCACTTCGACTTCGGTGCGGCGAGCGTGGTGGAGCAGGCGATCGGGCTGCGTGGCTGCGACGTCATCCACGCGCACGGGTACAAGGCGGGGATGTCGGCGCTGCGGGATCGGTCCCATCTGCGCCCGCTCGTAGTCACCTGGCACAACGCGGTGCTCATGTCCGGTCCACGGGGCCTGCTGATGCGACTCGGCCAGCGCGTCGTGGCCCGTGGTGCCGACCTCACGCTGGGGGCGTCGTCCGACCTGGTGGAGCTCGCACGGTCCCTCGGTGCGCGGCAGGCTCGCCTCGCCCCTGTCGCGGCTCCCGCGGTACCGGAGGTGCGTACGCCGTCCGCGGAGACGCGAGAGGCCCTCGGGATCGGGGACGCGCCGCTGGTGATCGCGGTGGGGCGGCTGGCTCCGCAGAAGGACTACCCGACGCTCCTGTCCGTTGCGGCTGAGGTGCAGCGGACGAACCCGGACGTGGTGTTCGCGGTCGCGGGGTACGGGCCGCTGCAGGACTCCCTGCAGGCGCGGATCGACACCGAAGGGCTCCCGGTCCGCCTGCTCGGGCAACGCGGCGACGTGGCCGACCTGATGGGCGCTGCGGACGTGTTTCTGCTCACGTCGCACTGGGAGGCGCGGGCGCTGGTCGTCCAGGAGGCGATGCAGGTCGGTCTGCCGGTGGTGGCGACCGCAGTCGGCGGGATCCCCGAGCTCGTCGGCGACAGCGCGCTGCTCGCCTTCCCGGGCGACGTGGCCGGCCTCGCGGACTCGGTACGCCGGGTGCTGGCCGAACCGACCGTCGCGTCCGCACTCCGGACAGAAGGCCTGCAGTTGGCCGCCGGATGGCCGGACGAGGACGCGGTCGCGAAGAATCTGCTCGACATCTACGCGGGTCTCGTCGCGACCGGTGCTTGA
- a CDS encoding CTP synthase — protein MDRALNSQRTKHVFVTGGVASSLGKGLTASSLGSLLTARGIRVTMQKLDPYLNVDPGTMNPFQHGEVFVTNDGAETDLDIGHYERFLDRDLSQVANVTTGQIYSSVIAKERRGEYLGDTVQVIPHITNEIKDRMLAMAGPDVDVVLHEIGGTVGDIESLPFLEAARQVRHDVGRDNVFFLHISLVPYMGPSGELKTKPTQHSVAALRSIGIQPDAIVCRADRPIPDNVKRKISLMCDVDVEAVVAAVDAPSIYDIPKVVHAEGLDAYVVRRLNLPFRDVDWTRWDELLRVVHHPKDEVTVGLVGKYIDLPDAYLSVAEALRAGGFDNDARVNLRWIASDECATPEAAAKLLGDVDAVCIPGGFGVRGIEGKIGAIKFAREAGIPILGLCLGLQCMVIEVARNLAGLVDANSSEFDPDADQPVIATMEEQKHIVSGSGDLGGTMRLGLYPANLADGSIVRDLYDAPSVQERHRHRYEVNNAYRDKLETAGLVFSGLSPDNELVEFIELDRSRHPYFVATQAHPELRSRPTKPHPLFSGLIAAAVDRQRETRLPVEDVPTSKASSEGASAGSSGSAAAGSGAAGSASTAGKESVKAGAGKAKTR, from the coding sequence GTGGACAGGGCTTTGAATTCCCAGCGGACCAAGCACGTATTCGTCACCGGTGGTGTGGCGTCCAGTCTCGGTAAGGGGCTGACGGCGTCGAGCCTCGGCAGTCTGCTGACGGCACGGGGCATCAGGGTCACCATGCAGAAGCTGGATCCGTATCTGAACGTCGATCCAGGCACGATGAACCCGTTCCAGCACGGCGAGGTGTTCGTCACCAACGACGGCGCCGAGACCGACCTGGACATCGGTCACTACGAACGCTTCCTCGACCGCGACCTCTCCCAGGTCGCCAACGTCACCACCGGGCAGATCTACTCCTCGGTGATCGCCAAGGAGCGGCGCGGGGAGTACCTCGGCGACACCGTCCAGGTCATCCCGCACATCACCAACGAGATCAAGGACCGGATGCTGGCGATGGCCGGCCCGGACGTCGACGTCGTCCTGCACGAGATCGGCGGCACCGTCGGCGACATCGAGTCGCTGCCGTTCCTCGAGGCGGCCCGGCAGGTCCGGCACGACGTCGGCCGGGACAACGTGTTCTTCCTGCACATCTCGCTGGTGCCGTACATGGGGCCGAGCGGTGAGCTGAAGACCAAGCCGACCCAGCACTCCGTCGCGGCGCTACGCTCGATCGGTATCCAGCCGGACGCGATCGTCTGCCGGGCCGACCGGCCGATCCCGGACAACGTGAAGCGCAAGATCTCGCTGATGTGCGACGTGGACGTCGAGGCCGTGGTGGCCGCCGTCGACGCGCCGAGCATCTACGACATCCCCAAGGTCGTGCATGCCGAGGGCCTGGACGCGTACGTCGTGCGCCGGCTGAACCTGCCGTTCCGCGACGTCGACTGGACCCGCTGGGACGAGCTGTTGCGCGTCGTCCACCACCCGAAGGACGAGGTCACGGTCGGCCTGGTCGGGAAGTACATCGACCTGCCGGACGCGTACCTGTCCGTCGCCGAGGCGCTGCGGGCCGGCGGCTTCGACAACGACGCCCGGGTCAACCTGCGCTGGATCGCCTCCGACGAGTGCGCCACCCCCGAGGCGGCCGCGAAGCTGCTCGGCGACGTGGACGCGGTCTGCATCCCCGGCGGATTCGGGGTCCGTGGGATCGAGGGCAAGATCGGCGCGATCAAGTTCGCCCGGGAGGCGGGCATCCCGATCCTCGGGCTCTGCCTCGGCCTGCAGTGCATGGTGATCGAGGTCGCCCGGAACCTGGCCGGCCTGGTGGACGCGAACTCCAGCGAGTTCGACCCGGACGCCGACCAGCCGGTGATCGCGACGATGGAGGAGCAGAAGCACATCGTCTCCGGGTCCGGCGACCTGGGCGGCACGATGCGGCTCGGCCTGTACCCGGCGAACCTGGCCGACGGCTCGATCGTCCGCGACCTGTACGACGCCCCGTCGGTCCAGGAGCGGCACCGGCACCGGTACGAGGTGAACAACGCGTACCGGGACAAGCTGGAGACCGCCGGCCTGGTGTTCAGCGGGCTGTCGCCGGACAACGAGCTGGTCGAGTTCATCGAGCTGGACCGCAGCCGGCACCCGTACTTCGTCGCCACCCAGGCACATCCCGAACTGCGGTCCCGGCCGACCAAGCCGCACCCGCTGTTCTCCGGCCTGATCGCGGCGGCCGTGGATCGTCAGCGTGAGACCCGGCTGCCGGTCGAGGACGTACCTACCTCGAAGGCCTCGTCGGAGGGTGCTTCTGCTGGTTCTTCTGGATCGGCGGCGGCTGGATCGGGTGCCGCGGGCTCGGCGTCGACAGCCGGCAAGGAGTCGGTGAAGGCCGGCGCCGGCAAGGCCAAGACTCGATGA
- a CDS encoding NUDIX domain-containing protein, giving the protein MTDHPELRLGAGLADERESWPVGGSEIVHRTGRVISIRRDEIIPPVGGEPFVRDVVVHPGAVGVVALDQQHRMLLVRQYRHPVGYRLLEPPAGLLDVQGEAYRIGAERELWEEAATKATDWRVLVDAFTSPGLTNEAVRIFLARDLSVADETYDRLHEEADMETVWAPLEDVVRAALAGDLHNPVLVMGSLAAWTALNGDGFDALRPADAPWPAKDS; this is encoded by the coding sequence ATGACGGATCACCCGGAACTCCGCCTCGGCGCGGGACTCGCCGACGAACGCGAGTCCTGGCCGGTCGGCGGCTCCGAGATCGTCCACCGCACCGGCCGGGTGATCTCGATCCGTCGGGACGAGATCATTCCGCCGGTCGGCGGCGAGCCCTTCGTCCGCGACGTCGTCGTCCACCCGGGCGCCGTCGGCGTGGTGGCCCTCGACCAGCAGCACCGGATGTTGCTGGTCCGCCAGTACCGCCATCCGGTCGGCTACCGCCTCCTCGAACCACCCGCGGGCCTCCTCGACGTCCAGGGCGAGGCGTACCGGATCGGCGCCGAGCGCGAACTGTGGGAAGAAGCGGCCACCAAGGCGACCGACTGGCGAGTCCTGGTCGACGCGTTCACGTCACCGGGTCTGACGAACGAAGCGGTCCGCATCTTCCTGGCCCGTGACCTGTCGGTGGCGGACGAGACGTACGACCGCCTGCACGAAGAAGCCGACATGGAAACGGTCTGGGCGCCGCTGGAAGACGTGGTCAGGGCGGCGCTCGCGGGCGATCTCCACAACCCGGTGCTGGTGATGGGTTCGCTGGCGGCCTGGACGGCACTGAACGGCGACGGCTTCGACGCGCTCCGGCCGGCCGACGCACCGTGGCCGGCTAAAGACAGCTGA
- a CDS encoding SAM-dependent methyltransferase, with product MTAEDQQQPAANRVAGIDATKPSIARTYDYLLGGKDNFAVDRALGDKFINDLPGSPAIAHTNRGVLIRAVSELVVTAGIRQFIDLGSGLPTADNVHQVAQRHQPDARVVYVDNDPVVLAHGRALLEDNENTTVFRADLRDSEAIFASPATRELIDFDQPVAVIFSAILHHINDDENPADLVKFWVDRIVPESYVFISHFRSEDDPRSAQMQELLQGSLGRGRWRTDEEILALFGDRVEVLPPGLVPAKEWRPTEPVDELTDWERLIAAAVAVKV from the coding sequence GTGACCGCAGAGGACCAGCAGCAGCCCGCCGCGAACCGCGTGGCCGGAATCGACGCCACCAAGCCGAGCATCGCCCGCACGTACGACTACCTCCTCGGCGGCAAGGACAACTTCGCCGTCGACCGGGCCCTGGGCGACAAGTTCATCAACGATCTGCCCGGCTCCCCGGCGATCGCGCACACCAACCGCGGTGTCCTGATCCGCGCGGTCAGCGAACTCGTCGTGACCGCGGGCATCCGCCAGTTCATCGATCTCGGCAGCGGCCTCCCGACCGCCGACAACGTCCACCAGGTCGCCCAACGCCACCAGCCCGACGCGAGGGTGGTCTACGTCGACAACGACCCGGTCGTCCTGGCGCACGGCCGGGCGCTGCTGGAGGACAACGAGAACACCACGGTCTTCCGAGCCGACCTGCGCGATTCGGAAGCGATCTTCGCGAGCCCGGCGACCCGCGAGCTGATCGACTTCGACCAGCCGGTCGCGGTGATCTTCAGCGCGATCCTGCACCACATCAACGACGACGAGAACCCGGCCGACCTGGTGAAGTTCTGGGTGGATCGCATCGTGCCCGAGAGCTACGTGTTCATCAGCCACTTTCGGAGCGAGGACGACCCGCGAAGCGCCCAGATGCAGGAACTGCTGCAGGGTTCCCTCGGACGCGGTCGCTGGCGGACCGACGAGGAGATCCTGGCGCTGTTCGGGGATCGGGTCGAGGTACTGCCGCCAGGGCTGGTGCCGGCGAAGGAGTGGCGCCCGACCGAACCGGTGGACGAGCTGACGGACTGGGAACGCCTGATCGCGGCAGCAGTTGCGGTGAAGGTCTGA
- a CDS encoding GNAT family N-acetyltransferase — MPVPEQPPVLADGVVTLRAPEPRDLTGALERAAESGAYTAADIERWMAYGIRDAWQARTRLVFVIEYQGRYAGTVSLAPDPHGNASVHYGLARWAQGAGVAARAVRLILDFGFGTCGFHVVTWWARVGNWASRRVAWATGFHLGETIPAYAEDGGTVVDAWTGWTGPDDERRPRGAWFDVPVLEAERIRLRTWRDDELDRITTARTNQATAHFLPFIPQPFTVEDARFWLRDMAEQAAAGKRFNWCVADRATDVALGNVTLFGLHPDEIGDGELGYWAHPDAQGRGAITDAIKRIAEWYFATPDAGGFGGKKLLIRTAATNQAARRVAERSGFQHVGTERAAFPLLGGKLDDRVVYDLLPTDRSA, encoded by the coding sequence GTGCCCGTACCCGAGCAGCCCCCGGTCCTTGCCGACGGCGTCGTCACGCTGCGGGCGCCCGAGCCGCGCGATCTGACCGGAGCACTCGAGCGTGCCGCCGAATCCGGGGCGTACACCGCCGCCGACATCGAACGCTGGATGGCGTACGGCATCCGCGACGCCTGGCAGGCACGGACCCGGCTGGTTTTCGTCATCGAGTACCAGGGCCGGTACGCCGGGACGGTCAGCCTCGCCCCGGATCCGCACGGCAACGCGTCCGTGCACTACGGGCTCGCCCGCTGGGCCCAGGGTGCCGGGGTCGCGGCTCGCGCGGTCCGGTTGATCCTCGACTTCGGCTTCGGGACCTGCGGGTTCCACGTCGTGACCTGGTGGGCCCGAGTCGGCAATTGGGCATCCCGCCGCGTCGCCTGGGCCACCGGGTTCCACCTCGGTGAGACGATTCCGGCGTACGCCGAGGACGGGGGCACCGTGGTCGACGCCTGGACGGGCTGGACCGGGCCGGACGACGAGCGGAGGCCGCGCGGTGCGTGGTTCGACGTGCCGGTGCTGGAGGCGGAGCGGATCCGGTTGCGGACCTGGCGCGACGACGAGCTCGACCGCATCACCACGGCCCGGACGAACCAGGCGACGGCGCATTTCCTGCCGTTCATCCCGCAGCCGTTCACCGTGGAGGACGCGCGGTTCTGGTTGCGCGACATGGCCGAGCAGGCGGCCGCCGGGAAGCGGTTCAACTGGTGCGTCGCCGACCGCGCGACCGATGTTGCCCTGGGCAACGTGACGCTGTTCGGCCTGCACCCGGACGAGATCGGCGACGGCGAACTCGGGTACTGGGCCCACCCCGACGCCCAGGGCCGCGGCGCGATCACCGACGCGATCAAGCGCATCGCCGAGTGGTACTTCGCGACCCCGGACGCCGGCGGCTTCGGCGGGAAGAAGCTGCTCATCCGCACCGCGGCGACGAACCAGGCCGCACGACGAGTCGCAGAACGCAGCGGATTCCAGCACGTCGGCACCGAGCGCGCCGCGTTCCCCTTGCTCGGCGGAAAGCTCGATGACCGTGTCGTGTACGACCTCCTGCCGACCGACCGATCAGCCTGA